A window of Aurantibacillus circumpalustris genomic DNA:
GTGTATGTTGTTACGTTTCTTTGGTTATACTGTGCAATAAGAATAAAAAATGTGAGAACCACTCCAATTATTATACTCACTAAAATGGAGACATAAAGTGCGCCGCCTTTAAGTTTTTTTCTAAAAAAAGGATTTATATTTTCGCGAAAAAAGAGAGATAATTTTTTTGCGACATTTTTTTCTGAATCTATTAGTTCTTGTTTTTCCATTATAACAATTTAAGATGTTATAATCTTGTTCTCTATTTCCGTTTCAGGTTTAGCAGCTTCTTTTTCTTTTCTAAAAAGACGTTTAAAGAATGGTTTCTTATCTTCCTTTGGTTTCTCTTCGATAACTTCCTTCTTTTTTTTCTTTTTAAAGAAATTCAATTTTAATTTAAACCTCTTTTTTGTTTTTACTTTAGTTTGAACTTCGTCTCCTTTTTTATATTTCTTTTTGTCGACGAACTTTCCATTAGGACCGTAGGTGTAAAACCATCCATTCAGTTTATCTTCCTTGAACTTTCCTTTGGCCATCAATTGGCCATAGTCGTTATACAGATAATACGAACCTTTCTTTACGCCTTTTTTCCAGTTAATTACTTCCTTTAATTTTCCATCAGCATACCAGTACTTCCATTCTTGATTGCGCAGACCATATTTAATTTGACCTTGCTCTTTGAGTTGGTTATTTAAGAAGAAGGATCGGTAGGTACCATGAATTAGTTTCCCATCATAGCCACCTTTGGTTTCAATTATTTTTTGTGCAGCGTACCACATATAGGTGCGGTCATTATTAACTGATATATCTTTTGCATGACTTAACATTTGTGTTTTGACTGTGTAATCGTCAAAATTAATAGTGATGTTGAACTGCTTCATTTTTGAAGGTTCAACACCAGATTGAGAAAAGTAACTACAACTAAGGCTTAAAAAAAGCGCAAAAAGGAGGAAACGGGAGTATGAAAATTGTGGGTTCATTTCATTCAAATATAACTTAAATAGATGTTTGTTGATAGCCTAAAAAATGCTTTGCTGCCAATAAAATCAGGTACTGTAACTTCAAAAAAAATTTCAACAAATCAATTTATTGATAATCAAAACTATAAAAGATAATCGTTTTACGAAGAGCTAGGTAAACACCTAGTGAAAACTATGTGAATGCATAGCGGAATCTTATTTCAAATTGAAAATGTATCTCTTGCTTTCTGAATTATTTTCTTTTATCAGGTGATTTCGGATCAAATGCAACCAAATTAAATTGTTCACGCATTCTTGACCTCACTCGATTACCATAACATTGTTCTATTTCACTTGCAGAGAGATTAGTGGTAACATGAGTTAATTGGTTCGTGATAATAAAAAACTCATACCTTGAATGTAAAATTTCAGCCATAACGTTACACTCATTGCCGTAGAATTTTAAACTGTTCTCCGATCCCAGATCATCAAAACAATACACTATGGATTCATTGCTATTGATGATACGATGACTATACTTCTGAATAATATCGTAACCCTCTTTTATGAATTCGAAGCTTATATCACGACAAGACTTAATTACAAAACGATTTTTTACTGGTTGATACAATTTCAATAAAGTCATTAGAGATGTTTTACCGCATCCAATTGGTCCGGCTAACAAAATACCTTTCTGAAGATTAATATCATGTTTAAATGCCATTTCTGAATCTTTTAGAAAGTAAATTAAAAGTTTATGGATGACTGGCAAATCTTCAACGTGTAAAGTAAAGTGCGATCCAAATTTATTTTTACCCTGCAATCCTAACCAAGCAATGGCATGGTTGTAGTCGATTGGTTTTTGCACATGTTCCGCCATACTCAACAGTTATTCCTAAAGCGGTTCATTGTAGTTTTTGTCTACCGAGTTTTTTGACAGTTTGGTCGAAGCACTTTTGTTTTCTTCAAACTTGTTTGAGTTGAGGATCCATTTGTGAGCAGAGGCTTGCCAATCAACCATCGGTATCTTTCTGCCTACCAGCCAACCGATGCTTTGATAGTGATTGTAAAACTTTTGAGCTTCAACGGCAGACCATCTGTTTTCTTCAAAGTAGGTTTTGATTTCTGGCAAAAGCGGCCGCTTGAATCCCTCTGTGGCAAAATCTGGTTCGATCCTGTATTTCCGTCCTTCGTCAAAGGTGATGGAGACTTTTTCTTTTTTGGCGGAACTTTTTTCTTTTTTTTGTTTCGCTCCATTTTCTTTTTGGACTGATTTCTTTTTTTTAAGTTTTTCATTTGAAATAAATTTTAAGTCGTTATTGATTTTTGAGAGTGTGTTTTCTTTTTTTGCGTTTACTCTCGTTTGCTGTTTAGTTTTGTTTATACTGTTTGTATTGTTTATAATGTTTGTATTGTTTATATATGATACCAGAGCTTGTTCAGAGCTAGTTCGATGCTTGTTCAGAGCTAGTTCAGTGCTTGTTTCGTTTTTAGTATGGTACCCGTTCAGAGCTAGTTCAGGACTAGTTTCAATTTTAGGCTGCTTATTGACCTTATTAACAGCTGGCTGAAAATTGAACAAGTAGACCAAACTTCCTTTAAAAGGATTGTAAGAAGGTTGGTAACTTAAATAACCGAAATCATTTAATTCACGCATGCATTTGTGATAGGTAGCTTTTGAATTAATTTTAGAAACCTTCATGGCTTCGTTTCTTGAAATGCTTATAGGGTTGCTAAACCTACAAGCGTTCCAAAATTGAAACAAGGAGACGTACAGGCTCACATGTGTTGGATTGAGCCTGTCGTCTTTGCTTACTTTATCAAAAAAACCGGAGAGATGTTTTATGTAGTTCATAAACCTCTACCGTTAGAGTTATCTACTTCGTTTTTATCCAGTACTTTTTGAATATCGGACATTGCGTAATAAATGATACTACCTACACGTGTGAATTTTAGTGTGCCATTAATACGTAAGTTTTGCAAGGTACCTGGAGAGATTCCTAAAAGTTCTCTGACTTCTGGGGACTTAAGCCATTTTTTTGTCTGTGTGTTTGGATTTACTAATAGTTTAATTTCTTTAATCAATTCCGCTCGGAAAAGTTGAAGATCTTCTTTTGTTACAATATCGATTGCCATAATTTGTTTTGATTAGGCAACAAATGTGTGGGAATGACAAGCTTAATATACAGTAGATGAACCCAAGTTCGAACTTGAATTTTTTAGGAGGCTTTAATACAAACTGAACTAAATTGTTTTGGTTTGAAGGTAACCCCGAGTACGGTATAACTGGGGTATTTTAAAATCTATTCCAGATCGCTATTGATTCGGTTATGGACTGAAATTTTTAAGGCATCTAAGAATTTA
This region includes:
- a CDS encoding toxin-antitoxin system YwqK family antitoxin, yielding MKQFNITINFDDYTVKTQMLSHAKDISVNNDRTYMWYAAQKIIETKGGYDGKLIHGTYRSFFLNNQLKEQGQIKYGLRNQEWKYWYADGKLKEVINWKKGVKKGSYYLYNDYGQLMAKGKFKEDKLNGWFYTYGPNGKFVDKKKYKKGDEVQTKVKTKKRFKLKLNFFKKKKKKEVIEEKPKEDKKPFFKRLFRKEKEAAKPETEIENKIITS
- a CDS encoding AAA family ATPase; protein product: MAEHVQKPIDYNHAIAWLGLQGKNKFGSHFTLHVEDLPVIHKLLIYFLKDSEMAFKHDINLQKGILLAGPIGCGKTSLMTLLKLYQPVKNRFVIKSCRDISFEFIKEGYDIIQKYSHRIINSNESIVYCFDDLGSENSLKFYGNECNVMAEILHSRYEFFIITNQLTHVTTNLSASEIEQCYGNRVRSRMREQFNLVAFDPKSPDKRK
- a CDS encoding transcriptional regulator, with the protein product MNYIKHLSGFFDKVSKDDRLNPTHVSLYVSLFQFWNACRFSNPISISRNEAMKVSKINSKATYHKCMRELNDFGYLSYQPSYNPFKGSLVYLFNFQPAVNKVNKQPKIETSPELALNGYHTKNETSTELALNKHRTSSEQALVSYINNTNIINNTNSINKTKQQTRVNAKKENTLSKINNDLKFISNEKLKKKKSVQKENGAKQKKEKSSAKKEKVSITFDEGRKYRIEPDFATEGFKRPLLPEIKTYFEENRWSAVEAQKFYNHYQSIGWLVGRKIPMVDWQASAHKWILNSNKFEENKSASTKLSKNSVDKNYNEPL
- a CDS encoding helix-turn-helix domain-containing protein gives rise to the protein MAIDIVTKEDLQLFRAELIKEIKLLVNPNTQTKKWLKSPEVRELLGISPGTLQNLRINGTLKFTRVGSIIYYAMSDIQKVLDKNEVDNSNGRGL